The nucleotide window CGGCTGCGCGAGATCCAGAGTCCGCGTGAGTTCCTGTCGCTGCTCGAAGAAAAAGGCATCTGAGTCCCTGGAGGAAGGCATGAATCCGCAGTTGGAGATGCTCCTGGAGATCCAGGATTTGAAGTCGCAGCGACGGGAGCTGGAGCAGCGAACCGAGGAACGGGAGGTGGAGGAGGGGCTCTTCGCCATGCAGGTCGACAACGCGCTGCAGGAGCTAACTCGCAAGATCGAGGAGATGGAAGCGGCGCTCGACCCCCGGGTCCAGAGCCGCTATCGCCGGCTCGCGGGACGACGCGGAAGGGTCGTGGTCCCGGTGATCCGGGGGATCTGCTATGGCTGCTTCGTGTCGGTGCCGACCGCGCTCGCCTCCGATGCAGAACGCAACGAGGAACTTCGCTTCTGCGAGAGCTGCGGCCGTTTCCTGTACCTGATCGACTGACCCGCTGGCCCCTCGCGAAACGAAAGAGGCCGGTCCGTGCATCGTCGCGGACCGGCCTCATTCATTGCCGAACCAGGGAATGATCGTGCGTCGTCTCCTCGGATTCAGTACGATGATTTTTCGAGTCTGGGGCTCGGGTTCGCCCCGAATCTCGAGCTGACAGTAGTAGACTCCCGAGGGGAGTGGTTGGCCGGCCTCGTTCCTGCCATCCCAGTGCGCGATCTTCCGCCCCGGCTCATGGAAGGCCAGGTTGATGATCGGCATCCTGCCACCGCGGTCCTCGTCCACCAGGTCCGGAATTGCGACCACCTGGCGCAACGGATTGAAGATCCGCAGTGAGACGACGACGCTGTCCCGATTCTGGAACAGATCGCCGTGGAGCGTAAATGGGATGTACGTTTCCGAGCTGACCGGGTTCGGGTAGTTCGGCTCGAGCTGGAAGGTTCGACCGCGCTCCAGCGGCGGTGACGATCTCAGCTCCTGCTCCTGCGCTCCGGCCGGCGGCGAGAGGGAGCCGGCGAGCAGCACCAGGATGAGCAGAACAGACCGGGTGCGCCCCATCGGCACCTCGCTGTTCGCGGGTAAATACTTGCTGCGCTATGACCATGCGCTTGATCGGTGTTACGGCGGCGGCAGCGGTAGACCTCCGCCCGCCAGTATAGAGACGCCGATCAGGTAAGGTCAAGGAACAGTTGAAGATTCGGCGTTCGTGCCGCCTCCGGCCGCACCGCCCTGGTGGGGCAGCAGCTCTACGAAAAGGTCCAGCGACCGAAGCCGGTGCTCTGCCGAGAGATGCGCCGTCACGAAGGCCCTCAGCAGGGCACGATGCAGTCCCCAGTCCGACCCTGCGTCGACCGCGGGAACTCCCTGGCACATCCGCGCGAGCTCATATCGGGACCGCGCATCCACCATGCGGCCCTGCGGACGGCACAGCGTACAGGCCACCCCCCCGGCCTCGACATCGAAGCGGCTCGCCTCGTCTCGCCCGATCGGACGCCCGCATCCCGCGCATGCATCCAGCCGCGGCTCGAATCCGAGTCGCGCGACGAGCTGCCAGACCGCCGCCAGTGCCACGCCGGCCGCCGCGTCCTCATCGACAGAGCCCAACCGGTCCAGCTCTCGGACGAGGAGATGAAAGAGCTCCGGATCGGCCTCGGTGGTGGCGAAGCGTAGCGCCAGCTCCGCCAGCAGGGACGCGCCAGCGAAAGAGACGAGGTTCCTCCCCAGCGACTGGCGACTGCGCAGCAGGTCGAACCCGCTGAGCGTGTGCATCTCGCGGCCGTCCTGGAGGTGGAACTGAACTCTCCCTTCGGTGAAGGGCTCGAGCACGCCGCCAAAACGGCTCTTGGGACGCATGGCCCCCTTGGCAATCACCGTACGCAGCCCATGTCGCTCACAGAACAACTTCAGGATGCGACTGGTGTCGCTGTACGGAAACCCCTGAAGAATCAGAGCCCGATCGTCTACCCGAGACACTTCGAATCATCCTGACGCAGGCGTTGCCGGCGCAGTCGAACGGCGCGAAGAACGGGCACGAGCGGCGAACCAACTCCCCGCCAGCAGAACCAGGAGCGCGGCGCCCGCCCCGGCGGCCTCGGGCGAGATCGGTGGAGTCAGAGGGGCGTCCCAACGCAGCGCGATCTCCGAACCGGCCTCCAGCCCCGTCACTCCGTACTGCACGAACCGCTGACCCTGCACCTCCACCACTTTGGTCGTGGCCATCCCCTCCACCTCGAGGCTCGGAGACGGTTGCCCGACGAAGACGTGGAAGGTGTCGGTGGCAGTGCCGAGCGGAAGCACGGCCTCCTCCAGCTCGGGCGGGATCCGGTAGCGGATGAAGAGTTCCCGGTCGCCGGGGAGGATCGAGGAGAGGAGGAGAACCCGGTCGCCCATGCGGGCCACCTCCGGTGCCGTCATCTCTCCCTCCCCCGCCTGGAAATCCGTGACCCCGGCCGGAAGCCGCATCTCCCAGGTCGGCATCCCGTCGGCGGAGACGAGCGTGCGGTCCGCCGAGTTGTGCAGCCGGATGATCTCGTTGGCCTCCCACCCCCCGGTCGTCTCGGGGAGGAGCACCATGTCGCGGCGCGCCACGCGGATGGCTCCCGGGAGCACCGAGGTCGTATCGTAGACCGCCACCGAGTAATCGGCCGGGACTACGCCCCCGTGCACCGGTTGCCCGAAGTAGCGCACGGTGTGGTACTCGGCCGTTACGAGGAAGACCTCGAAGGCGCTGGTATCCGGCGCCGGCAGGTCGAAGCTGAAGCGCCCCTCGCTGTCGGAGACCTGCGTTCCGATCGGCCCGGACTCCTCCGCGGTGACGCGGTGCAACGTTACCGGAACCGAGGGTACCGGCTCATCCTCGAGCAGGACGGTTCCCGTGAGGGTGCGCCCGGGCGTAGACTGCGCGAACGCGGACACGACAGCCATGAGAACGGCGGCGAAAGCCGCCGCCGCGCCGCGGAAAATCGAAGACTTCACGAAATCAGGGATTGAAGCGACCGAGGTCTTCCGGCTTGAGCTTGCGAAGGTAGTCCTGGAGCTGCTCCGCCGAGAGCGACGATCCCTCGCCGGGGCTGCGTGGGAACTGCGGCGTATCCTCCTCCGACACCATCTCGATCGGCGTCGGGCTGAGGAGCTCCTCCGAGGTGAACACCCGCGCCTTCATTCGCAGGGCGATCGCGATCGAATCCGAGGGCCGGGCGTCGATGGAGAAAAGCTCCGATCCACGCTGGATCACCATCTCGGCGTAGTAGGTGTTCTCCTGCACCTTGGTGATGACCACGCGCGTCAGCGCGCCGCCGAGGCCACGAATGAGGGAGGCCGCCAGATCGTGCGTGAGCGGGCGGGAGAACTTCATGCCCGCCAGCTCCATGGCGATGGCGCTGGCCTCCCCGGGCCCGATCCAGATCGGCAGCATACGATCGCCGTTCAGCTCCTGCAGGATGACGACCGGGCTTTTTGTTCCCTGGTCGATTCCGAGGCTCTGTACCCGTACTTCGATCATGGCGAGGCCCCTGTGCCGCGGGTTCCCGGATGGAGTGAGCGCGCCACCCACTCGGTACCGAGGATTACGGAGAATGTTTCCACCGATCAGCCCTTCACGATGGAGCGAAGGGCCTCCGCGCGGTCGACCTCTTCCCAGGGAAAGAGCCGAACCTCGCGGCCGTCCACGCGGCGCGCCTGCGGCTCGCGACCAAAATGGCCGTAAGACGCAGTCGCGCGATAGATCGGGTTGCGCAGGGCGAGGTCTTCGATGATCCCGCCGGGGCGGAAATCGAACACCTCCCGCAGTGCCCTGGAGATGGCCTCCTCGGCCACCTGACCGGTGCCGAAAGTATCGACCCGCACGGAGACGGGGTCTGCCACCCCGATCGCGTAGGCGAGTTGGATCTCGCAGCGCCGGGCGAGTCCGGCCGCAACCACGGTCTTGGCCGCCCATCGAGCGGCGTAGGCGCCGGAGCGATCCACTTTGGTCGGGTCCTTGCCGCTGAAGGCGCCGCCGCCGTGTCGGCCCATCCCTCCGTACGTGTCGACGATGATCTTTCTGCCCGTCAGTCCGGCGTCTCCGTGCGGTCCGCCGATTACGAAGCGTCCGGTCGGATTGATGTGGAAGGTGCAGCGACGCGCGTCGTAGAGTTCCGGGGGCATGACCGGATCGATCACCCGCTCGATCACCTCCCGGCGAATTCGCTCCAGGCTTACGTCGGGGGAGTGTTGCGTGCTGACGACCACCGTGTCGACTCGTACCGGTCGATCATCCTCGTATTCCACCGTGACCTGGGCCTTGCCATCGGGCCGCAGCCAGTCGACCTCTCCACTCTTGCGCAGCTCCGCCAGGCGGTACGTGAGCCGATGAGCGAGGAGGATGGGCGTGGGCAGGAGCGCCTCGTTCTCGTCCGTCGCGTAGCCGAACATCATCCCCTGGTCGCCCGCCCCACCCGTGTCGACGCCGGCCGCGATGTCCGGCGACTGTTGGCCGATCGTGGTCACCACCGCGCAGGTATCAGCGTCGATGCCGTAAGCAGCGTCGGTGTAGCCGATCGACT belongs to Longimicrobiaceae bacterium and includes:
- a CDS encoding C4-type zinc ribbon domain-containing protein is translated as MNPQLEMLLEIQDLKSQRRELEQRTEEREVEEGLFAMQVDNALQELTRKIEEMEAALDPRVQSRYRRLAGRRGRVVVPVIRGICYGCFVSVPTALASDAERNEELRFCESCGRFLYLID
- the metK gene encoding methionine adenosyltransferase: MPNNRALFTSESVTEGHPDKIADQISDGVLDAILLHDPHGRVACETLVTTGLAVVAGEISTTTYVDIPSIVRGILKSIGYTDAAYGIDADTCAVVTTIGQQSPDIAAGVDTGGAGDQGMMFGYATDENEALLPTPILLAHRLTYRLAELRKSGEVDWLRPDGKAQVTVEYEDDRPVRVDTVVVSTQHSPDVSLERIRREVIERVIDPVMPPELYDARRCTFHINPTGRFVIGGPHGDAGLTGRKIIVDTYGGMGRHGGGAFSGKDPTKVDRSGAYAARWAAKTVVAAGLARRCEIQLAYAIGVADPVSVRVDTFGTGQVAEEAISRALREVFDFRPGGIIEDLALRNPIYRATASYGHFGREPQARRVDGREVRLFPWEEVDRAEALRSIVKG
- the recO gene encoding DNA repair protein RecO, with protein sequence MSRVDDRALILQGFPYSDTSRILKLFCERHGLRTVIAKGAMRPKSRFGGVLEPFTEGRVQFHLQDGREMHTLSGFDLLRSRQSLGRNLVSFAGASLLAELALRFATTEADPELFHLLVRELDRLGSVDEDAAAGVALAAVWQLVARLGFEPRLDACAGCGRPIGRDEASRFDVEAGGVACTLCRPQGRMVDARSRYELARMCQGVPAVDAGSDWGLHRALLRAFVTAHLSAEHRLRSLDLFVELLPHQGGAAGGGTNAESSTVP
- a CDS encoding bifunctional nuclease family protein; its protein translation is MIEVRVQSLGIDQGTKSPVVILQELNGDRMLPIWIGPGEASAIAMELAGMKFSRPLTHDLAASLIRGLGGALTRVVITKVQENTYYAEMVIQRGSELFSIDARPSDSIAIALRMKARVFTSEELLSPTPIEMVSEEDTPQFPRSPGEGSSLSAEQLQDYLRKLKPEDLGRFNP